A stretch of Paenibacillus mucilaginosus 3016 DNA encodes these proteins:
- the acpP gene encoding acyl carrier protein, whose product MSDILDRVKKIVVDRLGVDEAEVTLEANFKDDLGADSLDVVELVMELEDEFDMEISDEDAEKIATVGQVVEYIKSHT is encoded by the coding sequence ATGTCCGATATTTTGGATCGCGTTAAAAAAATCGTCGTCGACCGACTCGGAGTGGATGAGGCGGAAGTGACGCTTGAAGCTAATTTCAAGGATGACCTTGGTGCCGATTCTCTCGATGTAGTAGAATTGGTTATGGAGTTGGAAGATGAGTTTGATATGGAAATCTCTGATGAAGATGCAGAGAAGATCGCTACTGTAGGTCAAGTAGTGGAGTACATAAAATCTCATACCTAA
- the fabF gene encoding beta-ketoacyl-ACP synthase II codes for MKQRVVITGIGVMSALGKDHETFWNSLLAGKSGISLIESFDVSEYPTRIASEIKDFNAEDYVERKEARKMDRYVQLAVAATKMALKDADLNPKEGVDAERIGVYVGSGIGGLSTWEEQHKILLEKGPKRVSPFFIPMMIANMAAGMISMLTGAKGPNSTAVTACATGTHSIGDAFKAIQYGEADAMICGGAEATISPTGVAGFCAMRAMSTRNDEPEKASRPFDTDRDGFVMGEGAGILILESLEHAQKRGAKIYAEVIGYGRSGDAYHMTDPDPDGAARCMAKAVKDAGIEPQAVDYINAHGTSTPVGDRSETTAIKKAFGEHAYKLAVSSTKSMTGHLLGAAGGVEAIVCALALKNGKIPPTINLENQDPECDLDYVPNTAREASLNVAMSNSFGFGGHNATIVLKKYEA; via the coding sequence TTGAAACAGAGAGTTGTAATTACAGGAATCGGCGTGATGTCGGCGCTCGGCAAGGACCATGAGACGTTTTGGAACTCCCTGCTTGCAGGCAAATCCGGGATCTCGCTCATCGAGTCTTTCGATGTCAGCGAGTATCCGACCCGGATCGCGTCGGAAATCAAGGACTTTAATGCGGAAGATTATGTGGAACGCAAAGAAGCCCGCAAGATGGACCGGTACGTGCAGCTCGCTGTAGCCGCAACGAAGATGGCCTTGAAAGATGCCGACCTGAATCCGAAAGAAGGCGTGGATGCCGAGCGCATCGGCGTGTACGTGGGTTCCGGGATCGGCGGGCTGTCGACGTGGGAAGAACAGCATAAGATTCTTCTGGAGAAGGGACCGAAGCGGGTCAGCCCGTTCTTCATCCCGATGATGATCGCCAACATGGCGGCCGGCATGATCTCCATGCTTACAGGCGCCAAGGGACCGAACAGCACGGCGGTCACGGCCTGCGCAACGGGCACGCATTCCATCGGGGACGCCTTCAAGGCGATCCAGTACGGCGAAGCGGATGCGATGATCTGCGGCGGCGCCGAAGCGACGATTTCCCCTACCGGAGTCGCCGGGTTCTGTGCGATGCGGGCGATGTCGACCCGCAACGACGAGCCGGAGAAGGCCAGCCGGCCGTTCGATACGGACCGTGACGGGTTCGTCATGGGCGAGGGCGCAGGCATCCTGATCCTCGAATCGCTCGAGCATGCGCAGAAGCGCGGGGCGAAGATCTACGCCGAGGTGATCGGCTACGGCCGCAGCGGCGACGCTTACCACATGACCGATCCGGATCCGGACGGCGCGGCACGCTGTATGGCCAAAGCCGTGAAGGATGCGGGCATCGAGCCTCAGGCTGTGGATTATATCAATGCGCACGGAACATCCACACCGGTGGGCGACCGTTCGGAGACGACGGCGATCAAGAAGGCGTTCGGCGAGCATGCCTACAAGCTGGCGGTCTCCTCGACGAAGTCGATGACGGGCCACCTGCTCGGAGCGGCGGGCGGCGTCGAAGCGATTGTCTGCGCGCTGGCGCTGAAGAACGGCAAGATTCCACCGACGATCAACCTCGAGAACCAGGATCCGGAATGCGATCTGGATTATGTCCCTAACACGGCCCGCGAAGCGAGCCTGAACGTGGCGATGTCGAACTCGTTTGGCTTCGGCGGACACAATGCCACGATCGTGCTGAAGAAATACGAAGCATAA
- the ftsY gene encoding signal recognition particle-docking protein FtsY → MSFFKKLKESITAKTEAVTNKFKEGLSKTRDVFVERVDDLFSRRKKIDEEFYEELEEILIGADVGVNTVMKLVEDLRSEVRKRKIENPSELQPVLSEMLIALLKGDEQVSLKMADSGPTVILFVGVNGVGKTTTIGKLAHRLKNEGKKVILAAGDTFRAGAIEQLEEWGRRAGVDVIKQQAGSDPAAVMFDALKAAKSRGADVLLCDTAGRLQNKVNLMEELNKIYRVITREIPDAPHEVLLVLDATTGQNALSQAKLFDEKSGLTGLVLSKLDGTAKGGIVVAIRQELKLPVKFVGLGEKMDDLQPFDSDQFVHALFSKWIGEADKAEEQV, encoded by the coding sequence GTGAGTTTTTTTAAGAAGCTGAAAGAATCCATCACTGCCAAAACCGAAGCGGTGACCAACAAATTCAAGGAAGGCCTCTCGAAGACCCGCGACGTGTTCGTCGAACGGGTGGACGATCTGTTCTCCCGGCGCAAAAAAATCGATGAGGAGTTCTACGAAGAGCTGGAGGAAATCCTGATCGGCGCCGATGTGGGCGTCAATACGGTCATGAAGCTGGTGGAAGATCTCCGCAGCGAAGTGCGCAAGCGGAAGATCGAGAATCCTAGCGAGCTGCAGCCCGTGCTCTCCGAGATGCTGATTGCCCTCCTCAAAGGCGACGAGCAGGTGAGTCTGAAGATGGCCGACTCCGGTCCGACGGTCATTCTGTTCGTCGGCGTCAACGGCGTGGGCAAGACGACGACCATCGGCAAGCTGGCGCACCGCCTGAAGAACGAGGGCAAGAAGGTCATCCTGGCGGCGGGCGATACGTTCCGTGCCGGAGCGATCGAGCAGCTCGAGGAGTGGGGACGCCGGGCGGGCGTGGACGTGATCAAGCAGCAGGCGGGCTCGGACCCGGCGGCGGTCATGTTCGACGCGCTGAAGGCGGCCAAATCCCGCGGAGCGGACGTGCTCCTGTGCGATACGGCCGGGCGCCTGCAGAACAAGGTCAACCTGATGGAGGAGCTCAACAAGATCTACCGCGTCATTACGCGCGAGATTCCGGATGCGCCGCATGAGGTGCTGCTCGTGCTGGACGCCACGACAGGCCAGAACGCGCTGTCGCAGGCGAAGCTGTTCGACGAGAAGTCGGGCCTCACGGGCCTCGTGCTCTCGAAGCTCGACGGCACGGCCAAGGGCGGGATCGTCGTGGCGATCCGCCAGGAGCTGAAGCTGCCGGTGAAGTTCGTCGGCCTCGGGGAGAAGATGGACGACCTGCAGCCGTTCGACTCGGACCAGTTCGTGCATGCTCTCTTCAGCAAATGGATCGGCGAGGCGGACAAGGCGGAAGAGCAGGTGTAA
- the fabG gene encoding 3-oxoacyl-[acyl-carrier-protein] reductase, producing the protein MLTGKVALVTGASRGIGRAIAVALAEAGADVVVNYAGSEGAASETVQAVEALGRKAVKIKANVGQSQEVDDMFKQVLETFGRIDILVNNAGITRDNLIMRMKEEEFDQVIETNLKGVFNCIKAATRPMMKQRSGRIINISSVVGALGNAGQMNYVAAKAGVIGMTKTAAKELASRGITVNCVAPGFIETDMTDKLNEELRQALLTQIPLARLGQPEDIAKAVRYLASEDASYLTGQTIHVDGGMYM; encoded by the coding sequence ATGCTTACGGGGAAAGTAGCACTGGTCACCGGCGCTTCGCGCGGGATCGGCCGGGCGATTGCCGTCGCACTGGCAGAGGCGGGAGCCGACGTCGTCGTGAACTATGCCGGCAGCGAAGGCGCTGCGTCCGAAACGGTGCAGGCCGTGGAAGCGCTGGGCCGCAAGGCGGTCAAGATCAAGGCGAACGTCGGTCAGTCGCAGGAAGTCGACGACATGTTCAAGCAGGTGCTTGAAACCTTCGGACGCATCGATATTCTGGTGAACAACGCGGGGATCACCCGCGACAACCTGATCATGCGCATGAAGGAAGAGGAGTTCGACCAGGTCATTGAGACGAATCTCAAGGGCGTGTTCAACTGCATCAAGGCCGCGACCCGTCCGATGATGAAGCAGCGCTCGGGACGCATTATCAATATCTCCTCGGTGGTGGGAGCGCTCGGCAATGCGGGGCAAATGAACTATGTGGCCGCCAAAGCCGGCGTGATCGGCATGACCAAGACGGCGGCGAAGGAGCTCGCTTCCCGCGGGATTACCGTGAACTGCGTCGCTCCGGGCTTCATCGAGACGGACATGACCGACAAGCTGAACGAGGAGCTGCGGCAGGCGCTTCTGACGCAGATTCCCCTGGCGCGCCTCGGGCAGCCGGAGGACATCGCCAAGGCCGTCAGATACCTTGCTTCGGAGGACGCTTCTTACCTGACCGGGCAGACGATTCATGTCGACGGCGGCATGTACATGTAA
- the rnc gene encoding ribonuclease III: protein MHRNLKLLQSELNITFSNPDLLRQAFTHSSYVNEHRIGQYKDNERLEFLGDAVLELTVSEYLFDKYPDRSEGELTKLRASIVCEPSLVGFAEQLEFGSYVLLGKGEELTGGRTRPALLADVFESFIGALYLDQGLERVRTFLQQYMFPHLPQQGRLLTADYKTHLQEHTQQHSMGQLEYKIVDERGPAHEREFVARVFLGEQLLGEGTGRSKKEAEQHAAAEALAKLKVKVEHK, encoded by the coding sequence ATGCATCGCAACCTAAAGCTGCTTCAGTCTGAGCTCAACATCACATTCAGCAACCCTGATTTGCTCCGGCAGGCGTTCACCCATTCGTCCTATGTGAACGAGCACCGGATCGGCCAGTACAAAGACAATGAACGCCTGGAATTCCTCGGTGACGCGGTATTGGAGCTAACCGTCTCGGAATATTTGTTCGACAAATATCCCGACCGTTCGGAGGGGGAGCTCACGAAGCTCCGCGCTTCCATCGTCTGCGAACCGTCGCTTGTCGGCTTCGCCGAGCAGCTCGAGTTCGGATCCTATGTGCTGCTCGGCAAAGGTGAGGAGCTTACCGGCGGCCGGACACGGCCCGCACTTCTGGCGGATGTGTTCGAATCCTTCATCGGCGCGCTGTATCTCGATCAAGGGCTGGAGAGAGTCCGTACCTTCCTGCAGCAGTATATGTTCCCGCATCTTCCCCAGCAGGGCAGGCTGCTGACAGCCGATTACAAGACGCATCTGCAGGAGCATACCCAGCAGCACAGCATGGGGCAGCTCGAATACAAGATTGTCGATGAGCGGGGGCCGGCCCATGAGCGCGAGTTCGTGGCAAGGGTGTTCCTCGGCGAGCAGCTGCTCGGCGAAGGCACGGGCCGTTCCAAGAAAGAGGCGGAACAGCACGCGGCAGCGGAAGCGCTTGCCAAGCTGAAAGTCAAAGTGGAGCATAAGTAA